The genomic interval tggttattctccaccactttatgtatccaaatcaagcttctcacaaagtgattcatcctggtttgattggaatgacgaagaagctgtgctattcccaaactgggaaactggaataacctgacttgaaagtgggatcacttcttcttgccaactcctatgagatttattcaacttcctggtgattctccaccactttatgtatccaaatcaagcttctcacaaagtgattcatcctggtttgattggaacgacgaagaagctgtgttattcccaaactgggaaactggaatcacctgatttgaaagtgggataacttcttctttccaactcctatgagatttattcaacttcctggggattctccaccagtttatgtatcgaaatcaagcttctcacaaagagattcatcctggtttgattggaacgacgaagaagctgtcctattcccaaactgggaaactggaatcacctgatttgaaactgggataacttcttcatccaaactgctatgagatttattcaacttcctggtgattctccagcactttatgtatccaaagtaaagtttctcacaaagtgattcatccaggtttgactggaacgatgaagaagctgtgctattcccaaactgggaaactggaatcacctgatttgaaagtgggataacttcttcatcccaactcctatgagatttattcaacttcgtggtgattctccaccactttatgtatccaaatcaagcttctcacaaagtgattcatcctggtttgattggaacgacgaagaagctgtgctattcccaaactgggaaaatggaatcacctgatttgaaagtgggataacttcttcttgccaactcctatgagatttattcaacttcctggtgattctccaccgctttatgtatccaaatcaagcttctcacaaagagattcatcctggtttgattggaacgacgaagaagctgtgctattcccaaactgggaaactggaatcacctgatttgaaagtgggataacttcttcttgccaactccaatgagatttattcaacttcctggtgattctccaccactttatgtatccaaatcaagcttctcacaaagagattcatccaggtttgattggaacgacgaagaagctgtgctattcccaaactggaaactggaatcacctgatttgaaagtgggataacttcttcttgccaactcctatgagatttattcaacttcctggtgattctccaccactttatgtatccaaatcaagcttttcacaaagtgattcatcctggtttgattggaacgacgaataagctgccatattcccaaactgggaaactggaatgacctgatttgaaagtgggataacttctttatcccaactcctatgagatttattcaacttcctggtgattctccaccactttatgtatccaaatcaagcttctcacaaagtgaatcatcctggtttgattggaacgacgaagaagctgtgctattcctaaactgggaaactggaatcacctgatttgaaagtgggatcacttcttcttgccaactcctatgagatttattcaacttcctggtgattctccaccactttatgtatccaaatcaagcttatcacaaagagattcatccaggtttgatcgggacgacgaataagctgtcctattcccaaactgggaaactggaatcaccttatttgaaagtgggataatttcttcatcccaaatcctatgagatttattcaactttcttatgattctctaccactttatgtatccaaatcaagcttctcacaaagtgattcatcctggtttgattggaacgacgaagaagctgtgctattcccaaactgggaaactggaatcacctgatttgaaagtgggataacttcttcatccaaactgttatgagatttattcaacttcctggtgattctccaacactttatgtatccaaagtaaagcttctcacaaagtgattcatccaggtttgactggaacgacaaagaagctgtgctattcccaaactgggaaaccggaatcacctgatttgaaagtgggataacttcttcatcccaactcctatgagatttattcaacttcctggtgattctccaccactttatgtatccaaatcaagcttctcacaaagtgattcatcctggtttgattggaacgacgaagaagctgtgcgaTTCCgaaaatgggaaactggaatcacctgatttgaaagtgggataacttcttcatcccaactcctatgagatttattcaacttcctggtgattctccaccactttatgtatccaaatcaagcttctcacaaagtgattcatcctggtttgaatggaacgacgaagaagctgtgctattcccaaactgggaaactggaatcacctgatttgaaagtgggataacttcttcttgccaactcctatgagatttattcaacttcctggtgattctccaccactttatgtatccaaatcaagcttctcacaaagagattcatccaggtttgattggaacgacgaagaagctgtgctattcccaaactgggaaactggaatcacctgatttgaaagtgggataacttcttcttgccaactcctatgagatttattcaacttcctggtgattctccaccactttatgcatccaaatcaagcttctcacaaaatgattcattctggtttgattggaacgacgaataagctgccctattcccaaactgggaaactggaatcacctgatttgaaagtgggataacttctttatcccaactcctatgagatttattcaacttcctggtgattctccaccactttatgtatccaaatcaagcttctcacaaagtgattcatcctggtttgattggaacgacgaagaagctgtgctattcccaaactgggaaaatggaatcacctgatttgaaagtgggatcacttcttcttgccaactcctatgagatttattcaacttcctggtgattctcctccACTTcttctttcataatctctttctaaacttcacctaaactctcacttacattctagttactctaaggatctcttaatctcatatggtatcagagccaggttcattagaatctggggtttgatctttagagagttacaagctgaaggctttgaagctacacgcgagtagctttgaaggtgttggagctgtgctacgttctgtgtgtgtgcgtgattcaagactcaagtttggtgtgtgtacgtgatttaagactcaagatttcatcagattcaagctgttcaagtcaagctgagtaaagatggagcatgggatgagcatgaggatgaaggtgttGAGATGAAGATCAAGAAGTGGAGAGATGAAGCTTTGGGGTTCAGTAGAGTGATGAGGCAGAAACAGTAACTTCAGAGATTTACCATGGTAACTTTAGAATTTACCTCAGTTACTTTGGAGTTACCATGTCTGGATGGAAgtgacttgggaagttaccttggcTCTATCCTAATGAAGGAACTCGTCCAAGAGAGGGATGGATAAGGTTTGGGGctagctggaaaggtaaagctactttacagcctgtccaagcatgtgaagcaTCTCAGCCTATTATTtgtattgacctcacatgcttatagGTCTAAGTTGAATTCACTGAACCTAGACATGATTGTAATCTCCTTATACCTTGTATGCTCTCATCTGAATGAATTAATCTGAGTTTTGAgactatctctctctctaatctttctactctctctctcattactctaatctcttaattCTCTTAATCTACTTACTCAAATCAATCTTATTCTCTCTTAATCCACGTTCTACACTCActaaatcaaaatctaatatggtatcagagccaggttgctctaAAACCTGAGTTCATTCCGCAAATTTGTGTTCTTGGAGATTCTGGGTTTGTGAGTGTGCTTGAAGATTTGGTATTCTGGGTTATTGGTGTGTTGAGGTTCTCTTCTTGTAGATGGAAACAGACGACACCATGGTGGAGCTATGTACAACAGTTACTCCTGATGAGTGGAATCGTGGGGGTGAAGTGATTACAAAGCAGATGGGTGAAGGCAAGTGGATTCAAGAGAATCATGGAACACTTGGGATCATCCAGAGGTCGCTCTCAAGTTCAACCCTGGAAGCTGATGGTCATGAAGGGACAGCTAAGGAGTTGTGGGAGAGTATGGAAGCTGTGTATGAGGACAGATCGCATCTATGCAAGGTTTTTGTGGTTAAGCGGGCCATTGAGAATCtgaggcaagatggagaagagcTCAGTAAGCATCTTGAACGCTTTAAGAGCTTATGGGCAGAGTTGAAGGCACTCAGACTGAGTACCTCAGATAAAGACATACTGAAGAGAAGGCTAGAGCAAGATGAAGTGTTTAGTCTTCTGCTGAGTTTAGATAAGTCTTATGATAAACTGGTCAAGAAGATCCTCACGGAAGAAGTCCTACCTGATGTGGAGAGTGTGTGTGGTTTGGTGAAGCATGAGCAAGCAACGATGCAGCCGGATAAGAGGAGAAAGATTACTGAGCTAGAACAAGTAATCACCGGCAAGAGCTTGTATTCAGCATACATAGGAGACATAAAAGATGGGGATAGCTTAACAAACAGACACGAGAAGGGTGGAGCTGATGAGGTGATTACCAGAAGAGAATGGGATGCATTTGTAGCCAAAGCGAAAGCACTCACTGCATCAAAGAAGCAAGGAAGTCATTCAGTAAGGTCTAAACCTATTATTGTGGATTCTGGAGCCAGTCATcacatgatcagtgataggagtcTGATGGATGAAGTGAGAGCAGCTACTGGAAATGTTCAgatagcaaatggagataaaattCCTATAGAAAGGATAGGAAGCTTGAAGCTATTTGACAGGGAGTCAACAGCCTTGTACCTGCCTCAGTTTACCTCCAATTTGATATCTGTAAAGAGAGCTACTATTGATTTGCaatgtcaagtagtattcaggccaCAGGAGGTTGAGTTTCAAGATCTTGTTACGGGTCAAGTGATTGGAAAGGGGAGCAGTACCAACAATCTATACCAGCTACAATCAACTAAGCTCTCTAAACCCTCTATCTCTATATGCatgagtagtactgctgatggctgtgatagtattacttggcatgctagattaggacatcctcatacTCGCGCCCTTGAGCTAATGATGCCTAATCTATCAGTTAATCACCTTGAATGTGAAGCATGCATACTAGGGAAGCATTGCAAAACTGTCTTTCCCACATCTGAAACTGTCTATGAGAAATGCTTTGACTTAATACACTCTGATGTGTGGACATCTCCATGTATATCTAGGGATAAGCATAAGTATTTTGTGACTTTCATAGATGAAAAATCTAAGTATACATGGGTCACATTGCTTCCCTCCAAGGATAGAGTGTTAGAGGCATTTATAAACTTCCAAGCTTATGTCACTAATCACTataatgctactgtgaaggtactaagGTCAGacaatggaggtgaatacacTAGCCATGCATTCAAGAATCATCTGATGAAGCATGGGATAGTtcatcaaaccagctgtccctacactccacaacagaatggtgtggctgagaggaagaacagacaccTGATGGAAGtagcaagatcaatgatgtttcattcgaatgttcccaagagattttggagtgatgcagttgtCTCAgcatgttatctcatcaacaggacaccgACGAAAGTTCTGAGGGAtctatctccatttgaggtactgaacAAGGCTAGGCCGCAGATTCAACATCTGAGAGTGTTTGGGTGTACCTGCTATGTATTGGTTCCAGGAGAGCTGAGGAAGAAGCTTGATGCAAAgagcactaaggctatgtttaTTGGATACTCCATTACTCAGAAAGGGTATAAGTGCTATGATCCAATAACAGGGAGGGTGTTGGTGTCTAGAGATGTCAAATTCATTGAAGgaaaagggtattatgaagaaaagatatgagaagatttgaaggatcttcCACAAACGCCATCAGATAAGGCAACAAATCTGAGGAAAATATTGGAGAATCTTGGGATTAGCATGACCCAGGATCAGGGAACAAGAAGAGAACCACCAAGAAGCACAAGTACTCATGAGGAGGAAAGTGAAAGGAGGtcccctcttgatcatgaggggggaagtgaagctgaatcaggagtgcaacaacaacagcaaagTGATTCAGGAAGTCATGATCAAGGAGAGACACAAGGAGAAGAGAGTCCAAGATCAGATGGAGATGCGCAGGCTGATAGAGAGAGTCCAAGATCAGATGGAGATGCGCAGACTGATAGAGATGAGCAGGCAGCTATGCAAAATCCAGTCGAGTCAGTTGGGATTCAGGAACCAGAAACAGAGGTTCAACCACTGAGGAGAAGTACCAGGGTAAAGAAAGATCCATCAAATTGGGTGAACACAAGGATATACTACAATGCGGAGGCCGTAGCACATCCGACTCAAGCAGTATGTTCGTTTGCAACATATCCAGAGGAGCATGTGGTCTTCATGTGTAAtctggatgagaatgagatccCAAGGTCTTATGAGGAAGCCATGAAGCATAAGGTCTGGAGAAATTCAGTGGgtgatgaaagggatgcaatgatcaggaatgacacttggtatgagagtgaattaccaagagggaagaaggctgtgtctagcagatggatcttcacaatcaagtaccgGGCAGATGGAACTATTGAGAGACGCAAAACCAGGCTGGTAGCAAGAGggtttacacagacttatggggaagactacattgatacttttgcaccagtggctaagcttcacacaatttgaattgtgttatccattgcaacaaacttggagtgggatctatggcaaatggatgtgaagaatgctttcctgcaaggtgaactagaagatgaagtatacatgcatccacctcctggtcttgagcatctagtaaagccagggaatgttttaagattgaagaaggcaatatatgggctaaaacagtcacctagagcttggtacaggaagttGAGTACcactctcaatgggagaggctttagtgtaacacccccgaaccatTTAAGACATCGGTCAGTCAGTCgagcaacaatcaaacaagaacatgcccGAACGACCTTCCTCTGCTAAGTCTGGAAGTGTCACAACGGGTTTAGAATAGACTTTCCAAGTCACAAAACATAATTCTGTAACCCAGAATATCCATTCAAAACTCGTTTCCTCTAATCTTCGGCCtgaggctttgcaacccgtaccgaGTCATAGAGTTGTGTTAGGTTGGACTAACCTAATATCAGATTCAACACGTCACGAATATTAAACATACTttattccatatatatataaaacatgaaGTTCACGAgcccaaaatattatacatatggtCCATGGACGCAGTCGAAAGTAAAACATACATTCATATATCTTGAAAACGAGTCTTTAGCAAAAGATGTCCAATCTACACCAGCTCCTACAGTTCCGTGAGTGCTACGGTCTTTTCTACTGGTCACCTGCAAAAGGATGTGAGGAGTGAGTGAACTAGTTTCACTCAGTGAGCCAGGGTTCCCTATCTAGCATATATAACTACCCGTCATTTTAAACCCAACCCCAAACACAAGCAAGACGGGTAGTTCAACAATCAGTATTCAAGATCATAAAGCAATACCGATTTAAGCAATAAAGCTTTAAACCATATTTAATCAAAACACTCTTTATGAGTGTCATTCAATAAACCATATACATGTACTCCTAGGGCCCAACAGAATCATTCTTCCTCCACATAAGGGACACCGGCAATCCCTTCACTATTACACCACACAGGCGTAGGCGCTCGGGAATCGCCCGGTCACGGTCCTCAATCGGAATCACCGTGCCCCGGTCCTCTATCGGACTCGCCGGGGGCTGTCACATCCACGTGTGACACCCGGCCTCGGTGATCAAGCCAAGTTAAACCGAGCCCACCACTTTCCGGACCACGACCGGCTTAGTGGTACCATTTGAGAAAGCAATGACCTGCAACTACTACTAGAACCACCACGAGGTTCTCACACAACAATACCAACACGAGGTACCCACTATAACAACATATAATAATTACACAATCGCAATAATCCGGGTGCTTAGACTAGTCTTGCTATCCACTTAGCCTAGACATCGTCTCAAGCCTCGGATCCACAAACTGACACCTAGCCCGGTCCGGCTATCCTAGCTCGGAAACCGTCTCCGATGTCAGGAGCCTGCATTAAAAATTTGTTAACAAACAATTAACCGTGACTCACAGTGATTAACCGATGTGGCTTGACTTTCTGATTCCGGAAGCTGACCAAACCCTTTTTATTCTTCCAAATCTTCGTCTTGATTACGTACCGTTAATCTCGCAATCTTGTAACACGTCTTGCCTCTCTAAGCAGCtccttaaatatattatttattttccttcttttttttttctatttcttttctctctttcttttatttctcttctctcctgttctttttctccttctctctcttggTCGTTGATGTTCTGATCGTGAGAAAATGGAGGGACTTTGCTTCATTTATATAGTCAACCAAGATGTATGAGGTGGTGACAAGTATCACACTCTTCTTCCCATCTTTGACCACGTTTTCAAAGCAATGACTAAGTCATTTGCTTCCTAGTTGGCC from Brassica rapa cultivar Chiifu-401-42 unplaced genomic scaffold, CAAS_Brap_v3.01 Scaffold0470, whole genome shotgun sequence carries:
- the LOC117130416 gene encoding uncharacterized protein LOC117130416 translates to SQVALKPEFIPQICVLGDSGFVSVLEDLMETDDTMVELCTTVTPDEWNRGGEVITKQMGEGKWIQENHGTLGIIQRSLSSSTLEADGHEGTAKELWESMEAVYEDRSHLCKVFVVKRAIENLRQDGEELSKHLERFKSLWAELKALRLSTSDKDILKRRLEQDEVFSLLLSLDKSYDKLVKKILTEEVLPDVESVCGLVKHEQATMQPDKRRKITELEQVITGKSLYSAYIGDIKDGDSLTNRHEKGGADEVITRREWDAFVAKAKALTASKKQGSHSVRSKPIIVDSGASHHMISDRSLMDEVRAATGNVQIANGDKIPIERIGSLKLFDRESTALYLPQFTSNLISVKRATIDLQCQVVFRPQEVEFQDLVTGQVIGKGSSTNNLYQLQSTKLSKPSISICMSSTADGYEKSKYTWVTLLPSKDRVLEAFINFQAYVTNHYNATVKVLRTPTKVLRDLSPFEVLNKARPQIQHLRVFGCTCYVLVPGELRKKLDAKSTKAMFIGYSITQKGYKCYDPITGRVLVSRDVKFIEGKGIREQEENHQEAQVLMRRKVKGGVQQQQQSDSGSHDQGETQGEESPRSDGDAQADRESPRSDGDAQTDRDEQAAMQNPVESVGIQEPETEVQPLRRSTRVKKDPSNWVNTRIYYNAEAVAHPTQAVCSFATYPEEHVVFMCNLDENEIPRSYEEAMKHKGPTESFFLHIRDTGNPFTITPHRRRRSGIARSRSSIGITVPRSSIGLAGGCHIHV